The sequence AGGTTCAGACAACCCAAATGTTTGGAACTAATGCTTCATAttgtctgaaaaaaagaaatcaaagcgAGCGTTACGTATTCCCTTGTCCTGTTCCTtgaacatgtttgtttttcccttcAAATGTTTTCCAGTAACGTCGTCATCAAACTGCAAGAACCGGCCCATCGATTTGGTTTTTATCGTCGACAGCTCCCGCAGCGTACGGCCCGCCGAGTTTGAAAAGGCCAAGGAGTTTTTGATAGACATGGTGGACACCCTGGAGATCGGCTCCGATGCCACCCGAGTGGGCCTCGTCAATTACGCCAGCACAGTGAAGATTGAGTTTTATCTCAACACCTATTTTGACAAGCAAGCCTTAAAACACGCGTTGGCCCGGGTCGAGCCTCTCGCTTCTGGCACCATGACTGGCGTAGCCATTAAGGCGGCCATGGACAAAGCTTTCATCGCAGAGGCGGGGGCCCGGATCGGCTCCCCCAACATCGCCAAAGTGGCCATTATACTAACTGACGGGAGACCCCAGGACCAGGTGGAAGAGGTGTCAGCGGCAGCTCGGGCGTCCGGCATTGAAATCTACGCGGTGGGAGTAGACCGGGCAGATCTGGGCTCACTGCGCCTCATGGCCAGCCAGCCTCTAGAGGACCACGTCTTCTACGTGGAGACGTACGGTGTCATCGAGAAGCTGACGGGCAAATTTAGGGAAACCTTATGTGGTAAGGATGATCTGGAGAGTGGTTTGGAAATAACGCAAACTGACAGGGAAGACGGTTACGGGATGGAAAATGAGAATGACGATAAGAGAAAACACGGTATGTCAGATTGATCCTTCTTGATAAAAACGGTGATTATTAATGGGCAGCGCCATATTGTACAAGGCTCCATTTAAAGCTCAGCAGTCTTCCTCTGATCATTTCAAAAGGGCAAGGTAAGCGTTTGGATGGTCCTCCATGTTCACTAACAGACACACACGCTATTGTACTTCAATGCATTCCTCATGGGCCCAAGTACTAACCATCCTCCAGAAGAAGACTAAGCTCGGATCACTCCCGGATCCGGCAATTTGGGGAACTTTAAAGTGGTCCGAATGGAATATGATGCTGCCTGTTAGTTTTCACAGTCTGTGCTGCTCTTGGCAAAGTGAGCTGCAGGTTTTGCCGAACGCCCTTACTCATGCCCTGCTCATGCTCACGCTAAGCTGTGCAGGAATTAAACTCGGgctgctggattttttttttaatcagccttAATGGCTAATCCTGCCAGGCCAAATCTGTGTTTACTTAAGGTTTTACTTGAAAACTAATCTTTTATAAAATACCAAAAGCCGTTTAAGTCCTCTTCCAAATTCCTTGaattcatttttcaaaatagtCGAGTTTCAGCAAGTATGATGTgactattattgttatttgttgtGTTCATGTTCATTAATATCCAATATGGCGATCAACGATGCCATAGATGAAGTTGTTTGTTAATCATATCAAACATCTGACCAGCCCAGCCGCTTATTAGCACCATTAACTCATGTGAGTGCTGCTACGGATTgtgaaatggggaaaaaaaacaggcttgattatgttcaaatcgacaaaagaaaataaatatcagCCAAATTGTCATTCCAAAATGTAGCAGCACTCAAAATTGGTTGCTCACGCAAGTCGCTCTGCTTCCTTTGTGGTAGCGGCATTTgcttgcgggggggggggggggggggggggggggggtgcatgttGGGGGTCGGGCGGGGGTCATGTCAAATGTCTGTGTCAAATTTGACACTAACTATCTGTTGCATGTCTTTGCTGGTGAGATGGTGAACTCTCCAAAGCAACATCACCAATTTGCATGCCTAATCAATCAATACTTTGGATTGACTACTAAATACTAACTGAGTATAAAATCAAGTCGATTTAAGCCAATCAGACATTTTCTTCCAGGAGTGGACGCATGCGCTCGCGGGCATACTTGCCAGCAGCTCTGCGTCAGCAACGGTAACTCTTACAACTGCCAGTGTTGGGCTGGTTACGTCTTGAACGCAGACAAGAGGACGTGTTCACGTAAGACTCTTCCCGTTTCTACACCTTGATTCAAAGCAACCCGGTCACAATGTGAGACCATCTCATTGCAGGTCTGGACGCTTGCGCCCGGGGACATGAGTGCCAACATGTTTGCGTCAACAGCGGTGACTCTTACGTCTGCAGATGCGCGTTGGGATACGTCCTGAATGCAGACCAGAAAACATGCTCACGTAAATACATCACATTTGCTTGATATCTCCGCATTTGCTGTCTTCTATTTTCTGCTGACCTCCGCAGTTTCTGTGCAGCAGCCCAAATTTCAAAGATTTTCTTTCTATCGGCGTCATGACGTGCAAATCCTCGGCGTCGGGGGAATTTGCCCCACGTCTCGTTCCAGGTTCAGATCCGTGCGCTGATGGACACGAATGCCAACACATTTGTGTCGACAATGGCGACTCTTACATCTGTAAATGTCATCCTGGATATACATTGAATCCAGACAAAAAAACATGCTCACGTAAGAACTTTTGGTTTTAGACATGGAGATGCATCTCAggtttgcctgcctgcccgccttcAAGTGCATTCGAAATACAACGGCGATGATTTGTTCTGTTCCGTCACTGAGGTGAGCATTTATCTTGCAGGTATCGTAACAGATCCGTGTGCCAGAGGGAATGACTGCCAGCAAATCTGCGTCAACAATGGCAATTCCTATTACTGCAGATGCCAAGTAGGATACGTACTCAACGTGGATCGGAAAACGTGCTCACGTAAGGAACTGGGAACTTCTTTTGCATTTCATACGCTTTCCTCAACTGAGCACTTGAAGTTGTCTTTTTCCCAGGTCCGGATGCTTGTTCTCTTGGACACAACTGCGAGCAGAATTGCGTCAACAGCGGAGATTCGTACGTTTGCACGTGTCGTACGGGATACGTTTTGAATGCTGACGGGAGAACGTGCTCACGTAAGAAACTCTTTGTCATTTAGGAAGTGAGAATTTCACCATTTAGATGGGTTCCTCAACTGAGCACTTGAAGTTGGGCTGTCTTTTTTCCAGGTCCGGATGCTTGTGCTCTTGGACACAGCTGCCAGCACATTTGCGTCAACAGCGGAGATTCGTACATTTGCAAGTGTCGGACGGGATACGTTTTGAATGCAGATCGGAGAACGTGCTCACGTAAGAAATTGGTTTAATTTATGAAGTGAGGATTGGATACGTCATATGGTTTCCTCAACTGAGCCCTTGACGTTGCGGTGTCTTTTCTCCAGGTCCGGATGCTTGTGCTCTCGGACACAACTGCCAGCATATTTGCGTCAACAGCGGAGATTCGTTCCTTTGCAGGTGTCGTCCGGGATACGTTTTGAATGCAGATGGGAGAACGTGCTCACGTAAGAAActgtcacttgtttttttttcccatatgcAATGATGAGCACTCGAGTTCCTTAGAAGCTGGAGTGTGTCTTTCCTAGGTCCGGATGCTTGTGCTCTTGGACACAACTGCCAGCATATTTGCGTCAACAGCGGAGATTCGTTCCTTTGCAAGTGTCGTACGGGCTACGTTTTGAATGCAGATCGGAGAACGTGCTCACGtaagaatgttttctttttcgacATGCGGTACTGTTACGACATCTAAACGTTTGCTCCGCCTTCACCAGTCACACAATTGCTCACTATGTGTATCACAAAAGGGGGACACGACTGGACAATTTGACAGTGTTTGTCTTTTTGCAGAAGTGAGCAGTTTGCTGAAGCCATGACGACAATGTCCCAACGCCACTTTATGGATATTTTAGCACTGCTCCATAATGAAGTGGACACTAGGACCTTTGTGGTGTGACCTCATAGAGAAGACTTTAGCATTGGATTAAACTTTCTTGTTTTTTGACAAATGTGAACTGCAACTTGAAATGCCGTATGAACATGCAGTAGCCATTCCAAATGAATATCTTCAAACAGAATCTCCTAATCGAATGAATCGGATCACGTGATCATGATTGTTTCTTACCCATTCCATCGAAATGATTTTTAATATCCTGATCACCGCTAACTCTTGATTATTGTTTGCAGAGGCTTAAAAAGAACTGGGGTGCGTCATGTGTTTCTCCATCACGCTGCATGACGTATTACAATCCCACGCTGCTTTGACTGCTCGTATTTTTCTAATTCTTTCAGAAGAAATGAGGAGTGAAATAACGCAAGATGCCTGCAAGTGTGAAGCTCAGATACTGTTCCAGAAGAAAGTGCAGACGGCCATTCAAGACTTGAGCCGAAGACATATCCTTTGGTCCTCTCGTAGTTTTAAGAATGTCCTCCACAGCTTTACCTCTCCGGTTGTTTTCAGTCGTACTTTCTTAACCGTTAATCCACTGGATGACCTTTCAGAACGAATGAACCAGATTGAGGACCAGCAGCAGTATTAGGAGCTGCGATGATGTCACGGGACCGGCGTAGAATTTGTAGACTTTTGTAACTTTCCCGTGGAATTATTTGAAGTCATAGAAAAAGACACTAATAGCACTTTGGTTTTATATTAAAACCCCGATATTTACATTCATGTATGTGGTCATTCAGTCAATGCATTCATTGTTTTTTCAGCAGGTTTATTCTCAGAGGTCCACATGTGTGAGCATAACATTGTCATTGTTGACGATTGCTCGACTCCATTGGATCACAGCAATACTAAACCGAGAAAAGATCAAGTCGCGTGTAGATGGCCTGCCTGTACATGGCTCAGTTACACGTTTCAATATAtagtttagttttatttatggCTGGAGTTAAGGTAGACATTTAAAGGAGAAAGGCTGAACTTTTATTATCCTCAGCCCTGTTCAATTGTTTATGTAACCTATTCAAAGTAAGCTCATTGtaagtactgtattttctgctTTTGTCACTTAGATGGTTGTGAAGAATTTCGGATTTTGTACTGATGATGTGTAAACTGATGCCATGTACAAGAAATGTTTTAGTGACTTGGTGCTTCTTGAATAAATATTCTTAAACCATTTATCATCATGAATTATTTGTGCGTCTCTGACATGCCATTTAGAAAAAACACCCTCTTCTAATGCTTGCTCGTAAATACAAATCATTTTGTTGCTCAAAAAAACTACAAGTCGCAGCAACATTCAaaatggggggggaaaaaactacaACTCCCAGAAACACACTGCACAGTGTACGGTTGCCACGGGCGACAGGAAAAGGCTACAGCGTCCGTGCTACAGCTTGAGGGAAAACCCAACAAAACAGTTGagtttggacacatttctgatgCATTGCAAGTGACGTCATAAATGTAATCATTGAAGATGATCGGATCGTGTCTTTTGTGTGACGTAAAGGCTCAGTTTGTTTGCATCTACTTCGTCGTGCTAGCTTAGCTAGTAGCTACCGTTCCACGATTGCAGcaaagaaatgaagaaaaaaaatgagcatgCTGAGGTCGAACTATCTTCATTTAGACAGTTTTACAAACGTGCCGTTGTATATTATGCAACTTTCGATGGTCCTCGTGCATTGCAACTAACGTCTTGTTATTCTGATCAGGATTTGCACGGATCTGCCACGGAAAATGAATATTCAGCTTTTGCAATCCGAATTTTGATACGTCAGAGTTcaaaaaatataaacaacatTTAGCTCAGTGCAGTACAACCACAATAA is a genomic window of Syngnathus typhle isolate RoL2023-S1 ecotype Sweden linkage group LG16, RoL_Styp_1.0, whole genome shotgun sequence containing:
- the LOC133169537 gene encoding matrilin-3-like isoform X2, with protein sequence MSSFIWGLACVISILIPGSLGKISPQMSPRVNASLENVTSTEQASEKARSIEISQEADQSVRRLPRQDARNNYLPQGRRNLISAITSSSNCKNRPIDLVFIVDSSRSVRPAEFEKAKEFLIDMVDTLEIGSDATRVGLVNYASTVKIEFYLNTYFDKQALKHALARVEPLASGTMTGVAIKAAMDKAFIAEAGARIGSPNIAKVAIILTDGRPQDQVEEVSAAARASGIEIYAVGVDRADLGSLRLMASQPLEDHVFYVETYGVIEKLTGKFRETLCGKDDLESGLEITQTDREDGYGMENENDDKRKHGVDACARGHTCQQLCVSNGNSYNCQCWAGYVLNADKRTCSRLDACARGHECQHVCVNSGDSYVCRCALGYVLNADQKTCSRSDPCADGHECQHICVDNGDSYICKCHPGYTLNPDKKTCSRIVTDPCARGNDCQQICVNNGNSYYCRCQVGYVLNVDRKTCSRPDACSLGHNCEQNCVNSGDSYVCTCRTGYVLNADGRTCSRPDACALGHSCQHICVNSGDSYICKCRTGYVLNADRRTCSRPDACALGHNCQHICVNSGDSFLCRCRPGYVLNADGRTCSRPDACALGHNCQHICVNSGDSFLCKCRTGYVLNADRRTCSQMRSEITQDACKCEAQILFQKKVQTAIQDLSRRLDDLSERMNQIEDQQQY
- the LOC133169537 gene encoding matrilin-3-like isoform X1, producing MSSFIWGLACVISILIPGSLGKISPQMSPRVNASLENVTSTEQASEKARSIEISQEADQSVRRLPRQDARNNYLPQGRRNLISAITSSSNCKNRPIDLVFIVDSSRSVRPAEFEKAKEFLIDMVDTLEIGSDATRVGLVNYASTVKIEFYLNTYFDKQALKHALARVEPLASGTMTGVAIKAAMDKAFIAEAGARIGSPNIAKVAIILTDGRPQDQVEEVSAAARASGIEIYAVGVDRADLGSLRLMASQPLEDHVFYVETYGVIEKLTGKFRETLCGKDDLESGLEITQTDREDGYGMENENDDKRKHGVDACARGHTCQQLCVSNGNSYNCQCWAGYVLNADKRTCSRLDACARGHECQHVCVNSGDSYVCRCALGYVLNADQKTCSRSDPCADGHECQHICVDNGDSYICKCHPGYTLNPDKKTCSRIVTDPCARGNDCQQICVNNGNSYYCRCQVGYVLNVDRKTCSRPDACSLGHNCEQNCVNSGDSYVCTCRTGYVLNADGRTCSRPDACALGHSCQHICVNSGDSYICKCRTGYVLNADRRTCSRPDACALGHNCQHICVNSGDSFLCRCRPGYVLNADGRTCSRPDACALGHNCQHICVNSGDSFLCKCRTGYVLNADRRTCSQEMRSEITQDACKCEAQILFQKKVQTAIQDLSRRLDDLSERMNQIEDQQQY
- the LOC133169537 gene encoding matrilin-3-like isoform X3, with amino-acid sequence MSSFIWGLACVISILIPGSLGKISPQMSPRVNASLENVTSTEQASEKARSIEISQEADQSVRRLPRQDARNNYLPQGRRNLISAITSSSNCKNRPIDLVFIVDSSRSVRPAEFEKAKEFLIDMVDTLEIGSDATRVGLVNYASTVKIEFYLNTYFDKQALKHALARVEPLASGTMTGVAIKAAMDKAFIAEAGARIGSPNIAKVAIILTDGRPQDQVEEVSAAARASGIEIYAVGVDRADLGSLRLMASQPLEDHVFYVETYGVIEKLTGKFRETLCGVDACARGHTCQQLCVSNGNSYNCQCWAGYVLNADKRTCSRLDACARGHECQHVCVNSGDSYVCRCALGYVLNADQKTCSRSDPCADGHECQHICVDNGDSYICKCHPGYTLNPDKKTCSRIVTDPCARGNDCQQICVNNGNSYYCRCQVGYVLNVDRKTCSRPDACSLGHNCEQNCVNSGDSYVCTCRTGYVLNADGRTCSRPDACALGHSCQHICVNSGDSYICKCRTGYVLNADRRTCSRPDACALGHNCQHICVNSGDSFLCRCRPGYVLNADGRTCSRPDACALGHNCQHICVNSGDSFLCKCRTGYVLNADRRTCSQEMRSEITQDACKCEAQILFQKKVQTAIQDLSRRLDDLSERMNQIEDQQQY